One segment of Aquimarina sp. BL5 DNA contains the following:
- a CDS encoding ankyrin repeat domain-containing protein, with product MFWRKKIKLPVTIEDQLWIEEKLTFLKDSIGLEKVLKMTTISPETFLSNYEFKKNESDAYYILDYIKTTMNLGDIPIELKFFSDQPIYQKDGSILTTPADNFGRWKSAAGTYQKVNNKIIISIEKSQLKKTESLIATISHELAHQKLLGEKRITTNDEHLTDLVAIVYGFGIFIGNSKFVFQSGIDNGFGWKMTNQGYLPEQLIAYTMATLSLKKKEKDTRYVEQLNSSLRSYFKESIAYLSQKERQKKSLLFWEITGVDFEESHQEKVTETTEAQIHSTVDEKIIPILSETDELIFACNKGEYDTVSKLLSTGISPNVTGTLGNTPLKAALFNKHIQIADLLITHGANIDYIQDPNSFLYTTALSMASTNDDLEIIYYLLKKGADVNFISLRTGTPLCHAIKNKKIEQVEILIDARASLELKSGIYIEPPICYAARENQKDIVNLLVKNGAKTKPLRKIPRKEIPMGMVKFLKQKKYL from the coding sequence ATGTTTTGGAGAAAAAAAATAAAATTACCAGTAACGATTGAAGATCAATTATGGATAGAAGAGAAACTTACTTTTCTAAAAGATAGCATTGGATTAGAAAAGGTTTTAAAAATGACTACGATTTCTCCGGAAACCTTTTTATCTAATTATGAGTTTAAAAAAAATGAATCTGATGCATATTATATTTTAGATTATATCAAAACCACCATGAACTTAGGTGATATTCCGATTGAATTAAAATTCTTTTCGGATCAACCAATATATCAAAAAGACGGAAGTATTCTAACAACACCAGCTGATAATTTCGGTAGGTGGAAAAGCGCCGCCGGAACTTATCAAAAAGTCAACAATAAAATCATCATTAGTATAGAGAAATCACAGCTAAAAAAAACAGAGTCCCTAATTGCTACAATAAGTCATGAACTAGCACATCAAAAATTATTGGGTGAAAAAAGAATCACTACAAACGATGAACATCTTACAGATCTTGTTGCAATCGTATATGGTTTTGGAATTTTTATTGGCAATTCCAAATTTGTTTTTCAATCTGGAATAGACAATGGCTTTGGATGGAAAATGACCAATCAAGGATATTTACCAGAGCAATTAATTGCTTATACTATGGCTACCTTATCATTAAAGAAAAAAGAAAAAGACACAAGGTATGTAGAACAATTAAACTCTTCATTACGTTCATATTTCAAAGAAAGCATAGCTTATTTATCACAAAAAGAACGTCAGAAAAAATCATTACTATTTTGGGAAATTACAGGTGTAGATTTTGAAGAATCTCATCAAGAAAAAGTCACCGAGACAACAGAAGCACAAATACACTCTACTGTAGATGAAAAAATAATTCCAATATTAAGTGAAACAGATGAACTTATATTTGCCTGTAATAAAGGGGAATATGACACAGTATCTAAACTGCTATCCACGGGTATTTCTCCTAATGTAACAGGTACATTAGGAAACACTCCTCTAAAAGCAGCATTATTTAACAAACATATACAGATTGCCGACTTGTTAATTACACATGGAGCCAATATTGATTACATTCAAGACCCAAACTCATTCCTTTATACGACTGCGTTAAGTATGGCATCTACTAATGACGATTTAGAAATAATATATTATTTACTAAAAAAAGGCGCTGATGTTAATTTCATTTCTCTGCGAACTGGTACACCTCTATGTCATGCTATAAAAAATAAAAAAATAGAACAGGTGGAAATTCTTATTGATGCAAGAGCTTCTTTGGAACTTAAAAGCGGTATCTATATAGAACCTCCTATATGTTATGCCGCAAGAGAAAACCAAAAAGACATTGTAAATCTACTAGTCAAAAATGGAGCAAAAACAAAGCCTTTGCGGAAAATTCCCAGAAAAGAAATACCGATGGGAATGGTTAAATTTTTAAAACAAAAAAAATACTTATAG
- a CDS encoding amidohydrolase family protein, whose amino-acid sequence MKFFYTFIFVLISTTLFAQDTYLHCGKLIDTKTGKILTERTVVVSGNKITKVEIGYTEGESNDIIIDLKNKTVMPGLIDMHVHMESESNPKAYLERYTHNDADVAYNSVGFAKATLMAGFTTVRDLGGSGVNISLKKAIAQEKIIGPRIFTAGKIISSTGGHGDPTNGSKKTIIGDPGPKDGVVNGLEDAKKAVRQRYKNGTDLIKITATGGVLSVAKSGSNPQFTLDEIKAICKTAKDYGFHVAAHAHGDEGMQRAINGGVKTIEHGTLMSIKTMDLMKKKKAYLVPTITAGKEVTEKANIEGYYPDVIVPKALEIGPQIQDTFKKAYKRGVRIAFGTDAGVFKHGQNAKEFGYMVEAGMRPITAIQCATIVNAKVLDMSKKLGQIAPDFIADIVAVNGDPTEEIKTMENVVFVMKEGKVYKQ is encoded by the coding sequence ATGAAATTCTTTTATACCTTCATTTTTGTTTTAATAAGTACTACTCTTTTTGCTCAGGACACTTATCTTCATTGCGGAAAATTAATCGACACCAAAACTGGTAAAATTCTAACCGAAAGAACAGTTGTTGTTTCTGGCAATAAAATCACAAAAGTAGAGATCGGTTATACCGAGGGAGAGAGTAATGATATCATTATTGATCTTAAAAACAAAACCGTTATGCCAGGGCTAATCGATATGCATGTACATATGGAGAGTGAATCCAACCCAAAAGCCTATTTAGAGCGTTACACCCATAATGATGCAGATGTTGCCTACAACTCTGTTGGGTTTGCTAAAGCAACATTAATGGCAGGTTTTACTACGGTAAGAGATCTTGGAGGAAGTGGAGTTAATATTTCTTTAAAAAAAGCAATCGCTCAGGAAAAAATTATAGGACCACGAATTTTTACAGCCGGAAAGATCATATCCAGCACAGGAGGCCACGGAGATCCAACTAATGGAAGCAAAAAAACTATTATTGGAGATCCAGGACCAAAAGATGGTGTGGTAAATGGCTTAGAAGATGCAAAAAAAGCGGTGAGACAACGGTATAAAAATGGAACAGATCTCATTAAAATTACTGCGACAGGAGGAGTGCTAAGTGTTGCCAAAAGTGGTTCTAATCCACAATTTACTTTAGACGAAATAAAGGCAATTTGTAAAACTGCCAAAGATTATGGATTTCACGTGGCTGCTCATGCACATGGAGATGAAGGAATGCAGCGTGCTATTAATGGCGGTGTCAAAACAATCGAACACGGAACATTAATGAGTATTAAGACTATGGATTTAATGAAAAAAAAGAAAGCCTATTTAGTACCTACCATTACAGCTGGAAAAGAAGTAACCGAAAAAGCAAACATTGAAGGATATTATCCAGACGTTATTGTTCCTAAAGCGCTAGAAATAGGACCTCAGATCCAAGACACTTTTAAGAAAGCATATAAACGAGGTGTTCGTATAGCGTTTGGTACTGATGCCGGAGTTTTTAAGCATGGACAAAACGCTAAAGAATTTGGGTATATGGTAGAAGCTGGTATGCGACCTATAACAGCTATACAATGTGCTACAATCGTAAATGCTAAAGTATTGGATATGAGCAAAAAATTAGGGCAAATAGCTCCAGATTTTATAGCGGATATAGTAGCAGTAAATGGAGATCCTACCGAAGAAATAAAGACTATGGAAAATGTAGTATTTGTAATGAAAGAGGGTAAAGTTTACAAACAGTAA
- a CDS encoding TlpA disulfide reductase family protein: MKKILNYSILGVIILFGIFYLFTKFSAAEKGDLAPDFETTLIDGTPFKLSNLQGKYVLLDFWGSWCAPCLKESPELVALYKKHNNQLTIVTVALEKNLKSWKKVADKYGYTWKNQIVNQNRFVLLSDIARKYGVSEIPAKFLISPEGDLIGKYSFTQIDNLLSKTYSN; this comes from the coding sequence GTGAAAAAGATATTGAATTATAGTATTCTTGGAGTAATCATATTATTTGGGATCTTCTATTTGTTTACAAAATTTTCAGCAGCCGAAAAAGGAGATTTAGCTCCAGATTTTGAAACGACTCTTATTGATGGTACCCCGTTTAAGTTATCAAATCTACAAGGGAAATATGTACTGTTGGATTTTTGGGGTTCATGGTGTGCTCCCTGTCTTAAAGAAAGCCCTGAATTGGTAGCACTTTATAAAAAACATAACAACCAACTTACTATAGTTACTGTTGCGCTTGAGAAGAATCTAAAATCTTGGAAAAAAGTGGCTGACAAATACGGGTATACGTGGAAGAATCAAATTGTAAATCAAAACCGATTTGTTCTGTTATCGGATATTGCAAGAAAATATGGGGTTTCAGAAATTCCAGCTAAATTTTTGATTTCACCCGAAGGTGACTTAATAGGAAAATATTCCTTTACACAAATTGATAATTTATTATCAAAAACCTATTCTAATTAA
- a CDS encoding alpha/beta hydrolase, whose product MNTKYLYLILISIFIIGCKNQASKISGTIQKEEARQLITDTVTLKTTAQSNVKVVEKQFKIAGLDRNRQIRVYLPPSYHTSDKKHPVLYMHDAQNLFDKYTSYSGEWEVDESLNQLAKTSDIELIVVGIDNGAERRMNELSPWKNSQFGEAEGKAYMKFIVNQIKPYIDNNYRTLADKNNTAIIGSSMGGLISHYAIYEYPEIFNKVGIFSPSYWYSDDVFTFTKNNPIPKEARLFLLVGKKEGQGMTENTEKMHTQILSSNHPKENIHMIIDPEGEHNEAFWKKHFTSAIEWLFTNKL is encoded by the coding sequence ATGAATACCAAATATCTTTATCTTATACTCATTTCAATATTTATTATAGGATGTAAGAATCAAGCATCAAAAATTTCTGGAACTATACAAAAAGAAGAGGCAAGGCAACTCATAACAGATACGGTTACGTTAAAAACTACTGCACAGTCTAATGTAAAAGTAGTAGAAAAACAATTCAAGATAGCTGGCTTAGATCGTAACCGACAGATTCGAGTTTATCTCCCTCCTAGCTACCATACATCTGATAAAAAACACCCTGTGCTTTATATGCATGACGCACAAAATTTATTTGACAAGTACACCTCATATTCCGGAGAATGGGAAGTAGACGAAAGCCTTAACCAACTAGCAAAAACATCTGATATCGAGCTCATTGTTGTTGGGATTGATAATGGAGCAGAAAGACGTATGAATGAACTTAGTCCGTGGAAAAACTCACAGTTTGGAGAAGCGGAAGGCAAAGCATATATGAAGTTTATCGTAAATCAAATTAAACCCTATATAGACAATAACTACAGGACATTAGCCGATAAAAACAATACTGCAATTATAGGAAGTTCTATGGGTGGATTGATTTCTCACTATGCAATCTATGAATACCCTGAAATTTTCAACAAAGTAGGGATCTTTTCTCCTTCTTATTGGTATTCTGACGATGTTTTTACATTTACTAAAAATAACCCTATCCCTAAAGAAGCTCGACTATTCTTATTGGTTGGCAAAAAAGAAGGACAAGGAATGACAGAAAACACTGAAAAGATGCATACTCAAATCCTTTCGTCAAATCATCCTAAAGAAAACATCCACATGATTATCGATCCTGAAGGTGAACACAACGAAGCCTTTTGGAAAAAACATTTTACCTCGGCAATTGAGTGGTTATTTACTAATAAATTATAA
- a CDS encoding haloalkane dehalogenase: MQILKTDLTRFEAIKDFPYQENFIDFDDFKMHYIDEGKGETILALHGEPTWSYLYRKFIPTLKDYRFIAPDLIGFGKSDKIVGWKNYTFDLHFRSLEHFIHKLDLNDITLVVQDWGGMLGLSLLAKYPERFKRVVVLNTFLPVGKKMSLFFKIWRMYAKYHPSLSISTILKRGSFQKLSKEVLEAYDAPFPNRKHKGGAVAFPLLVPANRNDPAVKPIQKARDVLSKWNKPALVLFSDKDKILGGLDKFFYKLIPTAKEQQKIKIKDAGHFLQEEKGEEIAQYIHKFMKDELRVK; encoded by the coding sequence ATGCAAATTCTAAAAACAGATCTCACTCGTTTCGAAGCTATTAAAGATTTTCCATATCAGGAAAATTTCATTGATTTTGACGACTTCAAAATGCATTACATAGATGAGGGAAAAGGCGAGACAATCTTAGCGCTTCATGGAGAACCCACTTGGTCATATCTATACAGAAAATTTATCCCCACATTAAAAGACTATCGATTTATAGCTCCAGACCTTATTGGGTTTGGTAAATCAGATAAAATTGTGGGATGGAAAAATTATACTTTCGATCTTCATTTTAGATCTTTAGAACATTTTATTCATAAACTAGACCTCAACGATATTACGCTAGTTGTGCAAGATTGGGGCGGTATGTTAGGGTTAAGTTTATTAGCAAAATATCCAGAGAGATTTAAACGAGTTGTTGTATTAAATACTTTCTTACCAGTAGGTAAAAAAATGTCACTCTTCTTTAAGATCTGGCGGATGTACGCAAAGTATCATCCATCATTATCTATTAGCACAATCCTAAAGCGTGGTTCTTTCCAAAAACTATCAAAAGAAGTTCTCGAAGCTTATGATGCACCTTTTCCAAATAGAAAGCATAAAGGAGGAGCCGTTGCTTTTCCTTTATTAGTTCCAGCTAATAGAAATGATCCTGCAGTTAAACCAATTCAGAAAGCAAGAGATGTTCTTTCTAAATGGAACAAACCTGCTTTGGTATTATTTTCGGATAAGGATAAGATTCTTGGAGGATTGGATAAATTCTTTTATAAACTAATTCCTACCGCAAAAGAGCAGCAAAAAATCAAGATTAAAGATGCAGGACACTTTCTACAAGAAGAGAAAGGTGAAGAAATAGCACAGTATATTCATAAATTCATGAAAGATGAATTAAGAGTTAAATAA
- the fabD gene encoding ACP S-malonyltransferase produces MNAYVFPGQGAQFSGMGLDLYENSEIAKELFDKANNILGFEITKIMFEGTADELKETKVTQPAIFLHSVILSKVLGDSFQPDMVAGHSLGEFSALVANGTLNFEDALRLVSKRALAMQSACELKPSTMAAVLGLEDEVVEKGCEEIDGVVVAANYNCPGQLVISGEVEAIEKACELMKEKGARRALVLPVGGAFHSPLMEPAREELAAAIEATTFNTPKCPIYQNVTTTAVTDPEEIKKNLIAQLTAPVKWTQSVQNMIKDGATSFTEVGPGKVLSGLVKKVDRSMETISASI; encoded by the coding sequence ATGAACGCATATGTTTTTCCAGGTCAAGGGGCTCAATTTTCAGGAATGGGTCTGGATTTATATGAAAATTCGGAAATCGCAAAAGAACTTTTTGACAAAGCCAATAATATTTTAGGTTTCGAAATTACTAAAATCATGTTTGAAGGAACTGCTGATGAGTTAAAGGAAACAAAAGTTACTCAGCCGGCGATATTTTTGCACTCTGTTATTCTTAGCAAAGTATTAGGAGATAGTTTTCAACCAGATATGGTAGCAGGTCATTCTCTTGGTGAGTTTTCTGCTTTAGTGGCTAACGGAACATTAAATTTTGAAGATGCACTTAGATTAGTTTCTAAGAGAGCATTAGCGATGCAAAGCGCTTGTGAATTAAAACCTTCTACAATGGCGGCAGTGTTAGGATTAGAGGATGAGGTAGTAGAAAAAGGATGTGAAGAAATTGACGGAGTAGTAGTGGCAGCAAATTATAATTGCCCTGGTCAATTAGTAATCTCTGGAGAAGTAGAAGCTATAGAAAAAGCTTGTGAATTGATGAAGGAGAAAGGAGCTCGTAGAGCATTGGTACTGCCGGTTGGTGGTGCTTTTCATTCACCATTAATGGAACCTGCAAGAGAAGAGTTAGCGGCGGCAATAGAAGCAACAACGTTTAATACGCCTAAGTGTCCAATATATCAAAATGTGACTACAACAGCTGTTACTGATCCAGAAGAAATTAAAAAGAATCTGATTGCACAATTAACTGCTCCTGTAAAATGGACGCAAAGTGTACAAAATATGATAAAGGACGGAGCAACGTCTTTTACAGAAGTTGGTCCTGGAAAAGTTTTATCAGGATTGGTGAAAAAAGTTGATAGATCAATGGAAACTATTTCTGCTTCGATCTAA
- a CDS encoding LytTR family DNA-binding domain-containing protein, producing MTKIINAIIVDDELNGIENLQSLIVTFYPKIQILGTAQTFTEAQILLESYDVDVAFLDIQIGTRSIFEFLEKFDKIDFEIIFMSAHNHALEAFKFMALDYLLKPIDIDDFKKSINRLLEGLERRYFANNAKELIEQLKLEKDKFNKISIPTFDGYEIVSISSILYCLADGSYTQLTLKDNKNIVASQNLKYYEYLLESFGFLRIHNSSLINKDHITRISKSDGGFVVMDNGKKLSISKTRKVDFFKSFKIK from the coding sequence ATGACAAAAATAATTAACGCAATTATTGTAGATGATGAATTAAACGGAATTGAAAACTTGCAATCTTTGATTGTAACATTCTATCCGAAAATTCAAATATTGGGTACAGCCCAAACTTTTACAGAAGCTCAAATACTGTTAGAATCATATGATGTTGACGTAGCTTTTTTGGATATCCAAATAGGTACTAGAAGTATTTTCGAGTTTTTAGAAAAATTCGACAAAATAGATTTTGAAATAATTTTTATGTCTGCTCATAATCACGCTTTGGAGGCTTTTAAATTTATGGCATTAGATTATCTTCTAAAACCTATTGATATTGATGATTTTAAAAAATCTATAAATAGACTTCTTGAAGGTTTGGAGAGAAGATACTTTGCTAATAATGCAAAAGAATTGATAGAACAACTTAAGCTAGAAAAAGACAAGTTTAATAAGATTTCTATTCCCACTTTTGATGGTTATGAAATTGTTTCTATAAGTTCAATTTTATATTGTTTGGCAGATGGTAGTTATACGCAGTTGACACTTAAGGATAATAAAAATATTGTTGCTTCACAGAATTTAAAATATTATGAATACTTGCTAGAGAGTTTTGGTTTTTTGAGGATTCATAATTCTAGCTTAATCAATAAAGATCATATAACTCGTATTAGTAAGTCTGATGGAGGTTTTGTTGTAATGGATAATGGTAAAAAACTATCAATTTCTAAAACAAGAAAAGTGGATTTTTTTAAAAGTTTTAAAATTAAATAG
- a CDS encoding tetratricopeptide repeat protein, translating to MYNKHLYWFFLLSAIVAISQAQTKKSVAKRDSLLTIYTICEDIEQAKASYGLSLYYKDVDMDTSLQYAETAKKLSLLHRDYGLYARSLKRLGVIYMYSEDADLAHNYFKRAKRIANDEKDYFLIADIQSDIGLLYQRGSDYKESLSNLMEAYYFFKDKEPSVEKHKSLNRLGILYSKLDKNNRSVDIFTEALDVAICLGEKDREITSYINLAVIQTQSKNFESAIILYKKILDKNLDDNLTYQNQKRTCYNNLAFNYYKIKQYDSSLIYAKKSLNIKPDKLFDSRVAQTYRTLGNVYLDIGDYKKAASNLNRALSIAEEYNIKTAIIDAYKDLYRYHKKTENYKDALAYYEKFTSLESKLLDNSFSEQISKIESSKVIEQKDVAYASLSKEKAEDKKEFESDIGRIIWIMSIILIIILITVVFYIYRNRLYLAEKQKQISIMKLFALRSQMNPHFIFNTINGVQNSILKSDKFNAYNYLSKFSQSIRLILDNSNDSFIRLQKELDLIKVYVDLEKIRFRNKLDFTLKVDPIIEEQNPYVPAMILQPIVENSIIHGISNKPEGGHVSLIIMASNDNLKVIIEDNGIGRKEAQKIKMSKPKGFIGITSINTKQRIEILAKLGYKDARYYFEDLFDENDEAKGTRSILILPLKNMYDKNN from the coding sequence TTGTATAATAAACATTTATATTGGTTTTTTTTACTTTCTGCTATAGTAGCGATATCACAGGCTCAAACTAAGAAGAGCGTTGCTAAAAGAGATAGTTTATTAACTATTTATACTATTTGTGAGGATATTGAACAAGCCAAGGCGTCTTATGGTCTCAGCTTGTATTACAAAGATGTAGATATGGATACTTCTTTACAATATGCAGAAACGGCTAAGAAACTATCATTATTACATAGAGATTATGGTTTGTATGCGCGTAGCTTAAAACGACTAGGTGTCATTTATATGTATTCTGAGGATGCGGACTTAGCTCATAATTATTTTAAAAGAGCGAAACGTATCGCAAATGACGAGAAAGATTATTTTCTGATTGCAGATATTCAATCGGATATAGGGTTATTATACCAGAGAGGAAGTGATTATAAAGAATCACTTAGTAATTTGATGGAAGCTTATTATTTTTTTAAGGATAAAGAACCTTCTGTAGAAAAACATAAATCGCTAAATAGACTTGGGATTTTATATTCTAAACTAGATAAAAATAATAGATCTGTTGATATATTCACTGAAGCATTAGACGTAGCAATATGTCTAGGTGAAAAAGATAGAGAAATTACCAGTTATATAAACCTAGCAGTAATACAAACCCAGTCTAAAAATTTCGAAAGCGCTATTATTTTGTATAAAAAAATATTAGATAAGAATCTAGATGATAATCTCACATATCAGAATCAAAAGAGAACCTGTTATAACAATCTAGCATTTAATTATTATAAAATAAAGCAGTATGATTCTAGCCTTATTTATGCTAAAAAATCCTTGAATATTAAACCTGATAAATTATTTGATAGCCGGGTAGCTCAGACATATCGTACTTTGGGGAATGTATATTTGGATATAGGTGATTATAAAAAAGCAGCATCTAATCTTAATCGAGCATTATCCATAGCAGAAGAATATAATATTAAAACAGCCATCATTGATGCCTACAAAGATTTATACAGGTATCATAAAAAAACAGAAAACTATAAAGATGCCCTTGCTTACTATGAAAAATTCACTTCATTAGAATCTAAGTTGCTGGACAATAGTTTTTCTGAACAAATATCGAAAATTGAATCTTCCAAAGTAATTGAGCAAAAAGATGTAGCTTATGCCTCTCTATCAAAAGAGAAAGCAGAAGATAAAAAAGAATTCGAGTCTGATATTGGAAGGATTATTTGGATAATGAGTATCATTTTAATTATTATCTTAATTACCGTTGTGTTCTATATATATAGAAATAGATTGTATTTAGCAGAAAAACAAAAACAAATTTCGATAATGAAATTATTTGCATTACGATCACAGATGAATCCTCATTTTATCTTTAATACAATAAATGGAGTACAAAACTCCATATTGAAATCAGATAAGTTTAATGCTTATAACTACCTGAGTAAATTTTCTCAATCTATTAGGTTGATTTTGGACAATTCTAATGATTCGTTTATCAGATTACAAAAAGAATTAGACCTAATTAAGGTATATGTGGATTTAGAAAAAATACGATTCAGAAATAAGTTGGATTTTACATTAAAAGTAGACCCTATTATCGAGGAACAAAACCCTTATGTTCCTGCAATGATTTTACAACCAATTGTAGAAAACTCTATAATCCATGGCATTAGTAATAAACCTGAAGGTGGTCATGTTTCTTTAATTATAATGGCTTCTAATGATAATTTAAAAGTTATAATTGAAGATAATGGTATTGGAAGAAAAGAGGCTCAAAAGATCAAAATGTCGAAGCCAAAGGGCTTTATCGGAATTACTTCAATAAACACAAAACAACGAATAGAAATTTTGGCAAAATTGGGATATAAAGATGCTAGATATTATTTTGAAGATCTTTTTGATGAAAATGATGAGGCAAAAGGAACTAGGAGTATATTAATTCTGCCATTAAAGAATATGTATGACAAAAATAATTAA